Proteins co-encoded in one endosymbiont 'TC1' of Trimyema compressum genomic window:
- a CDS encoding MarR family transcriptional regulator gives MDKIMNVTSSSITQLINGLEENDFITKTINKKDRRSIYIKLSKKVIYF, from the coding sequence ATGGATAAAATTATGAATGTTACATCATCCTCTATTACCCAGCTTATTAATGGTTTAGAGGAAAATGATTTTATTACCAAAACAATTAATAAAAAGGATAGACGTTCTATCTACATTAAATTATCTAAAAAGGTGATTTATTTTTAA
- a CDS encoding TVP38/TMEM64 family protein, giving the protein MCSYRGHAISTALSFLISRYLARDFIVKKFQHKKVFETMETGIAKNGVEFVLITRLIPIFPHNIQGYAYGLTNISFIKFTVVSAFAMLPGAFYMLILLGS; this is encoded by the coding sequence ATTTGCTCTTATAGGGGCCACGCTATTAGTACAGCATTAAGTTTTCTGATTAGCCGCTATTTGGCTAGAGATTTTATTGTTAAGAAATTTCAGCATAAGAAGGTCTTTGAGACTATGGAAACAGGGATTGCTAAAAATGGTGTTGAGTTTGTCTTAATTACTCGCTTAATTCCAATTTTTCCTCACAATATTCAAGGGTATGCCTATGGCTTAACAAACATATCTTTTATTAAATTTACTGTTGTTTCTGCATTTGCTATGTTACCAGGGGCTTTTTATATGCTTATTTTGCTGGGGAGTTAG
- a CDS encoding transposase yields MNNYKKYDEEFKKSIVNLHQNGKTQSQLSKEYGVSMSALHKWIKLYSQVRIDDDTILTAKQIKDLQKRNARL; encoded by the coding sequence ATGAATAATTACAAGAAATACGATGAAGAATTTAAAAAAAGTATTGTTAATTTACACCAAAACGGTAAAACTCAATCCCAACTTTCTAAAGAATATGGTGTCTCCATGTCTGCTTTACACAAGTGGATTAAACTTTATTCTCAGGTTAGAATTGATGATGATACTATTCTAACCGCTAAGCAGATTAAGGATCTTCAAAAGCGTAATGCTCGACTCTAG
- a CDS encoding Rieske (2Fe-2S) protein — MDYTKVLAVDAIANDSKRIVVVNDNKMLLARVEDQYYAIDNVCPHMDGSLGDGILKGYVITCPKHGSQFDIRDGKVVKRGKIAFVKVKVDNCKTYEVKIEGKDVFIGIE, encoded by the coding sequence ATGGACTATACTAAAGTATTGGCGGTTGATGCTATTGCAAATGACAGTAAAAGAATTGTTGTTGTAAATGACAATAAAATGCTATTAGCTAGAGTGGAGGATCAGTATTATGCCATTGATAATGTTTGTCCTCATATGGACGGATCCTTAGGAGATGGGATTCTAAAAGGCTATGTGATCACTTGTCCAAAACATGGCAGTCAATTTGATATTAGAGATGGAAAAGTTGTTAAGAGAGGTAAGATTGCATTTGTTAAAGTAAAAGTAGATAATTGCAAGACTTATGAAGTCAAAATAGAGGGAAAAGACGTATTCATTGGAATTGAATAA
- a CDS encoding HAD-IC family P-type ATPase, with translation MSFKQDEALAKTHLEKQSALVDAGLTNEEVAIREERGEVNRILKAPTRTLWDIFRTNLFTFFNGLNIVLVVLVLIAGEPRNALFIIIVIANILIGIIQEYRAKKTIEKMSLLKNEQVHVLREGKEEVIPIDDVVIDDLVMLIPGMQLPADVIIVEAFGLEIDESLLTGESDSIEKQVEDCGYSGSFVVAGTGKAQVLRVGKETYINQLSHEAKRFKIVHSELRDSIDKIIKFLTLIIFPVALLLFISQFFIIKQTWNEAILKTVAGIIGMIPEGLVLLTSVAFAVGIICLATHRTLVQELPAIESLARVDVLCLDKTGTLTEGSLDVAKVITLDESFQKLNMALATYAYMSKDKNETSQALIDYYKNEVQLLWKITDRIPFSSTRKWASMTVDDGMTYIMGAPDILIEDKALLDKVEIFAKQGYRVLCFAITKETVTKNKHPRGLVIETLILLQDRIREEAKATLDYFKKQDVTLKIISGDNPTTVATVARRVGIHDHENYIDSRTLPEDPKDLEAIMENNTVFGRVTPQQKKEMVQALQRRGHIVGMTGDGVNDVLALKEADCGIAMASGSEASRAVAQLVLLDSNFAALPVAVTQGRRVINNIQRVASLFLVKSVYSIILSVFVTIFGFAYPFTPIQISLISTLAVGIPAFFLALEPNQERISGSFFSKILSIAIPGGITVSFSLLSINFLNMVTHLNFSPPEMATMLVLATGLIQLFVLAKISKPLNIWRIVLIGTMSLLFVACFFIPATISFFGLARLTWFLAFVAVLFTLTASLLVIVGEKILKRVFKKDNRV, from the coding sequence TTGAGTTTTAAACAGGATGAGGCATTAGCAAAAACTCATTTGGAGAAACAAAGTGCGTTGGTTGATGCTGGGCTTACAAATGAAGAAGTAGCAATTAGAGAAGAACGGGGAGAGGTCAATCGGATTCTTAAGGCACCTACAAGAACGTTGTGGGATATCTTTAGAACTAACCTATTCACTTTTTTTAATGGCTTAAATATTGTTTTAGTTGTATTAGTACTAATTGCTGGAGAACCAAGAAATGCCTTATTTATTATAATTGTAATTGCCAATATATTAATTGGTATTATTCAAGAGTATAGAGCGAAAAAAACAATTGAAAAAATGTCTCTTTTAAAAAATGAACAAGTTCATGTGCTTAGAGAAGGCAAGGAAGAAGTTATTCCAATTGATGATGTAGTCATAGACGATTTGGTTATGCTTATTCCTGGCATGCAACTGCCAGCAGATGTGATTATTGTTGAAGCTTTTGGATTAGAAATTGATGAGTCTTTATTAACAGGAGAATCAGACTCAATTGAAAAACAAGTAGAGGATTGTGGCTATTCAGGTAGCTTTGTTGTAGCCGGAACAGGAAAAGCGCAAGTTCTTAGAGTGGGAAAAGAAACCTATATTAACCAGTTGAGTCATGAGGCAAAACGTTTTAAAATTGTTCATTCAGAATTGCGTGATTCTATTGATAAAATAATTAAATTTTTAACTTTAATTATTTTTCCTGTGGCATTATTATTGTTTATTAGTCAATTCTTTATTATTAAGCAAACTTGGAATGAAGCTATTCTTAAAACTGTTGCAGGTATTATAGGTATGATTCCAGAAGGCTTAGTTCTTTTAACAAGTGTTGCTTTTGCAGTAGGTATTATTTGTTTAGCTACGCACCGAACTCTTGTTCAAGAACTACCAGCAATTGAAAGTTTAGCTAGAGTTGATGTTCTCTGTTTAGATAAAACAGGAACTTTAACAGAAGGTTCGTTAGATGTAGCAAAAGTAATTACACTTGATGAGTCTTTTCAAAAGTTAAATATGGCATTAGCCACTTATGCGTATATGAGCAAAGATAAAAATGAAACATCCCAAGCATTAATTGATTACTATAAAAATGAGGTGCAATTGCTTTGGAAAATTACCGATAGAATACCATTTTCATCAACACGAAAATGGGCTTCTATGACTGTTGATGATGGTATGACTTATATTATGGGGGCGCCTGATATTTTAATAGAAGATAAAGCACTCTTAGATAAAGTAGAAATTTTTGCAAAACAAGGGTATCGTGTTCTTTGTTTTGCAATAACTAAGGAAACTGTAACTAAAAATAAACATCCTAGAGGCTTAGTTATTGAAACTTTAATATTGCTACAAGATAGAATTAGAGAAGAAGCAAAAGCTACTTTAGATTATTTTAAAAAACAGGATGTAACACTTAAAATAATTTCTGGTGATAATCCAACAACTGTTGCAACTGTTGCTAGACGAGTAGGGATTCATGACCATGAAAACTACATTGATTCTAGAACTTTGCCTGAAGACCCAAAAGACTTAGAAGCAATTATGGAAAACAATACAGTTTTTGGGAGGGTTACACCTCAACAGAAAAAAGAAATGGTTCAAGCGTTGCAAAGAAGAGGTCATATAGTTGGTATGACTGGTGACGGCGTTAATGATGTTTTAGCTTTGAAAGAGGCTGACTGCGGTATTGCCATGGCTTCTGGAAGTGAAGCATCAAGGGCTGTTGCTCAATTAGTGCTCCTCGATTCAAATTTTGCAGCTTTACCTGTAGCTGTAACCCAAGGAAGAAGGGTTATTAATAATATTCAAAGGGTTGCAAGCTTATTTTTAGTGAAATCGGTTTATAGTATTATTTTGTCAGTATTTGTTACAATTTTTGGATTTGCGTATCCTTTTACACCGATTCAAATTTCATTAATAAGCACATTGGCTGTTGGGATACCAGCATTTTTCTTAGCGTTAGAACCAAATCAAGAACGGATTTCTGGTAGTTTCTTTTCAAAGATTCTATCAATAGCTATACCTGGAGGGATAACGGTATCCTTTAGTTTGTTATCCATTAACTTTTTGAATATGGTGACACACTTAAATTTTTCACCACCAGAAATGGCAACAATGCTTGTACTTGCAACGGGATTAATCCAATTATTTGTATTGGCTAAGATTAGTAAACCGCTAAATATTTGGCGGATTGTATTAATTGGTACAATGTCTTTACTGTTTGTAGCTTGCTTCTTTATACCGGCTACAATTAGTTTCTTTGGCTTAGCTCGTTTAACATGGTTTCTTGCTTTTGTAGCTGTTTTATTTACTTTAACAGCTTCTTTATTAGTTATTGTAGGTGAGAAAATATTAAAAAGAGTATTTAAAAAAGACAATAGGGTATAA
- a CDS encoding polysaccharide deacetylase family protein translates to MVLIATIISGILLLCLAIGLYAKGQDLETMKGRLETLEQRNEILEKENKDMRDLVAYNISEGILLKNAFLTFDDGPSDNTMILLSTLKDAGVKANFFLLGCKIDNYPEATKAIATDGHGAFVHF, encoded by the coding sequence GTGGTGCTAATTGCAACTATAATTAGTGGGATTTTACTCCTTTGCTTAGCTATAGGCCTTTATGCAAAAGGACAAGATTTAGAGACCATGAAAGGTAGATTGGAAACACTTGAACAAAGAAATGAAATATTAGAAAAAGAAAATAAAGATATGAGAGATTTAGTTGCCTATAATATTTCTGAGGGTATCCTGCTAAAAAATGCTTTCTTAACATTTGATGATGGTCCATCTGACAATACAATGATTCTATTATCAACTTTAAAGGATGCTGGTGTAAAAGCTAACTTTTTTCTCTTAGGATGTAAGATTGATAACTATCCTGAAGCAACAAAAGCTATTGCTACAGATGGTCATGGTGCTTTTGTTCATTTCTGA